From a single Natronorubrum tibetense GA33 genomic region:
- a CDS encoding ATP-binding protein, whose translation MDECDLETPILLSLREREANGGSVFEASIRTIAAAMGLENTLADRLRLASTLSALESDGLVTSRSFEADDVECTDVGAEATAPSGDTADTPAPSDAAVDGTEDGGDAADGTSYRLTAAGREQADDRYAQLEAERVVVVTDDDRCELPLGTVPDAYDIPLSRALASRTSDGTISLESALEPAFVGRESERDRLAALLERARDGQSSVALLAGGPGIGKTALVERLCADASDRGFETAIGRCRRDGGAPYHPFRDAFDDRDDAEPLPFVDSPSPPVHDDATYDARLEAVYDRTAAWLEDRAAERPLVLAIDDLQWADTATVELLTHVLETVDDAPLAVICTGRPEGPETDGQLVWISEAVGRRASAVRLELEPLDREPITELVGRHVGDRDVPPTFVDAIAEETGGNPLFVVETVEHMLETERIDPTHDYYPERPDKIAVADIVQTTVGARLERLDAATRAVLETGAVIGDIVPLSLLQTVTRHAASTCREYVDRLVESGLWQRTDETTVRFESDVVRSVVRDAVDEDRATRLHRRIADAMADDDRREIDATIAHHYSRADEPDHALEHWIAAADHATTLYAHEDAVTWYERALRLAHERGRDETILTVLESLGDVHYTRGEYETADKQFRYVRDRTTDPDRVRRTYRYQARVRFERSEYEATERYATAGLDVGGDDVTREVCWLHDYRAGADMKRGHIEAALEGFRTQRELAARIDDDLLLGRAHQNMGTCYMRQGDADRAVECFDRGVSLLERAGDDRELARCLNDLGIAYLRDDRLQRATETFERCRDLAAKTGSSRVKVLALNNLAMVTVTRAQWDEARPVLEQVFDIATRVGNDEIEAITHAKLALVERATGDLEAATNGLERGLEMLGGVQSSYHRAKYRIVLGTVHLQRGAFDRAADRIESGLELAIDREFTKLHANGLLARGVLERERGNLEAALEDQRAGLDLASGLDSDSDIATHRTELAATLVRIDGEIDRALEQSRRALESVPDGYRPIDVTARIVRAGALRRSGERNAARELLGEALEDASGMSNEATLRCLLELAACDRVSGDERLRRERLAVGRDLANETGATLYTDRFEDRLEDRPADAASEETSGSFRRRSERDGKAGPADR comes from the coding sequence ATGGATGAGTGTGACCTCGAGACGCCCATTTTACTCTCTCTCCGCGAACGAGAGGCGAACGGCGGCTCCGTCTTCGAGGCCTCGATTCGAACGATTGCGGCCGCGATGGGTCTCGAGAACACGCTCGCTGACCGACTCCGTCTCGCCTCGACGCTGTCGGCACTCGAGTCGGACGGCCTCGTAACGAGTCGGAGCTTCGAGGCGGACGACGTCGAGTGTACTGACGTCGGCGCCGAAGCGACCGCCCCGTCAGGCGATACTGCCGACACACCCGCCCCCTCCGACGCTGCTGTCGACGGGACCGAAGACGGCGGCGACGCGGCCGACGGAACGAGCTACCGGCTGACCGCTGCGGGCCGCGAGCAGGCTGACGATAGGTATGCTCAACTCGAGGCCGAACGGGTCGTTGTAGTCACCGACGACGACCGTTGCGAACTGCCACTCGGTACGGTTCCCGACGCGTACGACATCCCTCTCTCGAGGGCGCTCGCTTCCCGAACATCCGATGGCACGATCTCGCTCGAGTCCGCCCTCGAACCGGCGTTCGTCGGCCGCGAGTCCGAACGCGATCGTCTCGCGGCACTGCTCGAGCGCGCTCGCGACGGACAGTCGTCAGTCGCGCTCCTCGCGGGTGGGCCCGGTATCGGGAAGACAGCGCTGGTCGAACGGCTCTGTGCGGACGCGAGCGACCGAGGCTTCGAGACGGCGATCGGTCGCTGCCGACGGGACGGCGGCGCTCCGTACCATCCGTTCCGCGACGCGTTCGACGACCGAGACGACGCGGAGCCGCTCCCGTTCGTCGACTCACCCTCGCCGCCGGTCCACGACGACGCGACCTACGACGCACGACTCGAGGCCGTCTACGACCGGACGGCCGCCTGGCTCGAAGACCGAGCAGCCGAGCGTCCGCTCGTGCTCGCAATCGACGATCTTCAGTGGGCCGACACGGCGACGGTCGAGTTGCTCACGCACGTCCTCGAGACGGTCGACGACGCGCCACTCGCCGTGATCTGTACCGGACGACCGGAGGGGCCCGAGACCGACGGTCAACTGGTGTGGATCTCCGAGGCCGTCGGTCGCCGTGCGTCGGCCGTCCGACTGGAACTGGAGCCGCTCGATCGCGAGCCGATCACCGAACTCGTCGGACGACACGTCGGCGACCGCGACGTACCCCCCACGTTCGTCGATGCGATCGCCGAGGAGACGGGTGGTAATCCGCTGTTCGTGGTCGAAACCGTCGAACACATGCTCGAGACGGAACGGATCGACCCGACTCACGACTACTACCCCGAACGGCCCGACAAGATTGCCGTCGCCGACATCGTCCAGACGACGGTCGGGGCTCGACTCGAGCGCCTCGACGCGGCGACCCGCGCGGTGCTCGAGACCGGCGCTGTCATCGGCGACATCGTCCCGCTTTCCCTGCTGCAGACGGTGACCCGTCACGCCGCGTCGACCTGTCGGGAGTACGTCGATCGGCTGGTCGAGTCGGGGCTCTGGCAGCGGACGGACGAGACGACGGTTCGGTTCGAGAGCGACGTCGTTCGGTCGGTCGTTCGCGACGCGGTCGACGAGGATCGCGCCACGCGACTCCACCGACGAATCGCGGATGCGATGGCCGACGACGACCGTCGGGAGATCGACGCCACGATCGCCCACCACTACAGCCGCGCCGACGAACCCGACCACGCGCTCGAACACTGGATCGCCGCCGCCGACCACGCGACGACGCTCTACGCGCACGAAGACGCCGTCACGTGGTACGAGCGGGCGCTCCGGCTCGCCCACGAGCGCGGACGCGACGAGACGATCCTCACGGTGCTCGAGTCCCTCGGCGACGTCCACTACACGCGCGGGGAGTACGAGACGGCGGACAAGCAGTTCCGGTACGTTCGCGATCGAACGACCGATCCCGACCGAGTCCGTCGGACCTACCGCTATCAGGCCCGGGTTCGGTTCGAACGGAGCGAGTACGAGGCGACCGAACGGTACGCGACGGCCGGACTCGATGTCGGCGGTGACGACGTGACGCGCGAAGTCTGCTGGCTGCACGACTACCGCGCGGGAGCGGACATGAAACGCGGCCACATCGAGGCGGCGCTCGAGGGGTTTCGGACCCAGCGGGAGCTGGCGGCGCGGATCGACGACGACCTCCTGCTCGGCCGCGCGCACCAGAACATGGGGACGTGTTACATGCGACAGGGCGACGCCGACCGCGCCGTCGAATGCTTCGATCGAGGAGTCTCGCTGCTCGAGCGCGCCGGCGACGACCGCGAACTCGCTCGCTGTCTGAACGATCTCGGGATCGCCTATCTCCGCGACGACCGACTCCAACGTGCGACGGAGACGTTCGAACGCTGTCGCGATCTGGCCGCGAAAACCGGTAGTTCGCGCGTGAAAGTGCTCGCGCTGAACAACCTGGCAATGGTCACCGTGACGCGGGCCCAATGGGACGAGGCCCGACCCGTCCTCGAGCAGGTCTTCGATATCGCGACACGGGTCGGCAACGACGAGATCGAAGCGATCACCCACGCGAAACTGGCGCTCGTCGAGCGAGCGACCGGCGATCTCGAGGCGGCGACTAACGGACTCGAGCGAGGGCTCGAGATGCTTGGCGGGGTCCAGAGCAGCTATCACCGCGCCAAGTACCGGATCGTCCTCGGGACGGTCCATCTCCAGCGTGGCGCGTTCGATCGGGCAGCCGACCGAATCGAATCCGGCCTCGAGTTAGCGATCGACCGCGAGTTCACGAAGCTACACGCAAACGGATTGCTAGCCCGGGGCGTGCTCGAACGCGAGCGCGGGAATCTCGAGGCAGCACTGGAGGACCAGCGGGCGGGACTCGACCTCGCGAGCGGACTCGACAGCGACAGTGACATCGCGACCCACCGGACCGAACTCGCCGCGACGCTGGTTCGGATCGACGGCGAGATCGACCGGGCGCTCGAGCAGAGTCGACGCGCGCTTGAGAGCGTCCCCGACGGCTATCGGCCGATCGACGTTACCGCCCGGATCGTCCGCGCTGGGGCACTTCGCCGCAGCGGGGAGCGAAACGCGGCTCGAGAGCTCCTCGGGGAGGCCCTCGAAGACGCATCGGGAATGTCGAACGAAGCCACGCTTCGCTGTCTCCTGGAACTCGCCGCGTGTGACCGAGTCAGTGGCGACGAACGACTGCGTCGCGAGCGATTAGCAGTGGGACGCGATCTCGCCAACGAAACCGGCGCGACGCTGTACACCGACCGGTTCGAAGATCGTCTCGAGGACCGGCCAGCCGACGCGGCGTCCGAGGAAACGAGCGGTTCATTCCGTCGGCGTTCCGAGCGTGACGGTAAAGCGGGCCCCGCCGATCGGTGA
- a CDS encoding M20 family metallopeptidase, with product MDVVDLTRDLVSIPSHEDETAAGDYIEEWLRAETDADVRRDEVGNVIARVGTDEEAHADGETLALVGHHDVVAPAASQVDEDGAYVLERRDDRLYGRGTADMKGAVAAAMLAFRDAELALSNIDGVGGDDSGADALVFASFVGEEVGGVGARHAIERGFAPDYAIVGEGSTNYSKPGVTDVVVAHKGRRGSTITASGTAAHASEVEAGENAIYRATDAVDIVRDLEAPSVDVAGETLEGSLVVTEIDGGTAMNVIPERCALTIDERTVPGERAALERVESVEGVEWTVDQDLPPMRCDDEAFAESVLEAADAAQSGSPELVTKPHATDAGWLAEAGTECVIYGASEPGEAHTKAESVSIEVLERCRETYRAVAERWLR from the coding sequence ATGGACGTCGTCGATCTGACCCGCGACCTCGTCTCGATTCCGAGCCACGAGGACGAGACGGCTGCGGGCGACTACATCGAGGAGTGGCTCCGAGCCGAAACCGACGCCGACGTGCGGCGGGACGAGGTGGGCAACGTGATCGCCAGAGTGGGAACCGACGAAGAAGCACATGCCGATGGGGAAACGTTGGCGCTCGTCGGCCACCACGACGTTGTCGCGCCCGCGGCGTCACAGGTGGACGAGGACGGCGCGTACGTCCTCGAGCGACGAGACGACCGACTGTACGGTCGCGGTACGGCGGACATGAAAGGCGCCGTCGCGGCGGCGATGCTCGCGTTTCGCGACGCCGAACTCGCGCTCTCGAACATCGACGGCGTCGGCGGCGACGATTCGGGCGCGGACGCCCTCGTTTTCGCGAGTTTCGTCGGCGAGGAGGTCGGCGGTGTCGGCGCGCGCCACGCCATCGAGCGGGGGTTCGCACCCGACTACGCCATTGTCGGCGAGGGATCGACGAACTACTCTAAGCCGGGCGTCACCGATGTCGTCGTCGCCCACAAGGGTCGCCGCGGGAGCACGATTACCGCCAGCGGGACGGCCGCCCACGCCAGCGAAGTCGAAGCGGGCGAGAACGCCATCTATCGGGCGACCGACGCCGTCGATATCGTTCGCGACCTCGAGGCACCGTCCGTCGATGTCGCGGGCGAAACCCTCGAGGGAAGCCTCGTCGTCACCGAAATCGACGGCGGGACGGCAATGAACGTGATCCCCGAGCGCTGCGCCCTGACGATCGACGAGCGGACGGTGCCGGGCGAACGGGCGGCTCTCGAGCGCGTCGAGTCGGTCGAGGGCGTCGAGTGGACGGTCGATCAGGACCTGCCGCCGATGCGGTGTGACGACGAAGCGTTCGCCGAGTCGGTGCTCGAGGCCGCCGACGCCGCCCAATCGGGATCCCCGGAACTGGTGACGAAACCCCACGCGACCGACGCGGGGTGGCTCGCCGAGGCCGGGACGGAGTGCGTGATCTACGGCGCGTCCGAGCCCGGTGAGGCCCACACGAAAGCCGAGAGCGTCTCGATCGAAGTGCTCGAGCGGTGTCGAGAGACCTATCGAGCGGTCGCCGAACGCTGGCTGCGATAG
- a CDS encoding beta-alanine-activating enzyme beta-propeller domain-containing protein has protein sequence MRSNPSDTGPPTWTRTLAVAVVGLGAVFLVASLAVVSGGTATGESPAVDGGHDAVALETVGADAFASYRLYSTTEPDEPPVKWAFDAGGTVNSAPTIVDGTVYVGSGGGDGHLYAIDVATGDEVWAFETGGGISSSPFVDSGTVYIGSSDDHLYAVDAESGTEEWSFEVDHTVNSPFLYDGTVYVSSWDENIYAVDAETGEKEWVFETGDTVRSSPTVVNGTVYVGSQDGHLYALDATSGNEEWAFETDDEVRSSPTVYNETVYAGSWDGHMYALDAQSGAYVWSHSVGDNHISPSPTVANDTLYFGSHNNNVYALNASTGEYVWSRATFDNVLSSPTVADDTVYIGSSDARLYALDAHTGAKHWTFETDDEFGIQTTGPTVVDGTVYFGSRDDHVYALETGSEGSSVDSRVLLGTLGHHDVAISDDPETQPDISIVDLSLSETNVDEGDQVTITAQIENTGDATGEYTAELEIEGDVEATETVSVDANSTREVTFTHTFDDAGEFDVRVDGVAAGTVEVTVEDGTLRVPVTGVRNEPIPGALVWVVPAGDSIDGEPSIADGDGIYETDKQPGMYDVEVAADGYETERVEDIEIVPDEWTNVDVELEPESTSSPSPSPSPSPSPSPDPAPEEPETTVLFEQINESVAATVTNAVANESVSLPVADEIEDNDTVLRQLNVTPRSDADFDVTIERSDDRPADVDELPNAAAELRYFEINASLEREAIENATFEFVVTTDELEERGLEPEDVTLYHYVDGEWVDRETTAQFPGDHWTEAETAEDLFPDDMWEEAGVDDPDALFPEETIEAAETAEELFPGDMWEEADSPEDLFPGDHWEEAGVDDPEVLFPGDMWEEAETAEDLFPGDHWAETETAEDLFPGDHWEEAETAEDLFPGDHWAKAGVDDPDALFPEETIEEAETAEELFPGDTWEEAETAEDLFPGDTWEEAGVDDPEALFPGGTWEVTYSAEVPHFSAFALAGDQPDLDVVEMSVSPSDLSVGETVTVETTVRNDGGAAGETDLALEIDGAVVETKSVSVDPGTERVVTFTQTFEESGEFAVHVDDLEVGTVTVEADSVGETPEEPSDDDTTDGTPGFGALVTAVVLLAVAALSTRTRS, from the coding sequence ATGCGTTCCAACCCCAGTGACACGGGCCCACCGACGTGGACTCGAACGCTCGCGGTCGCCGTCGTCGGACTGGGGGCGGTATTCCTAGTGGCATCGCTGGCTGTCGTCAGCGGCGGAACTGCGACTGGGGAGTCACCCGCAGTCGACGGTGGTCATGACGCCGTCGCACTCGAAACCGTCGGTGCCGACGCATTCGCATCATACAGGCTGTACAGTACGACGGAACCCGATGAACCACCGGTCAAATGGGCGTTCGATGCCGGAGGTACCGTGAACTCCGCGCCGACGATAGTCGACGGCACGGTGTACGTCGGCAGCGGGGGCGGGGACGGCCACTTGTACGCAATCGATGTGGCGACGGGCGACGAGGTATGGGCCTTCGAGACCGGCGGCGGCATCTCCTCGTCGCCGTTCGTAGACAGCGGCACGGTGTACATCGGAAGCAGCGACGACCATCTGTACGCGGTCGATGCAGAGTCGGGCACAGAGGAATGGTCGTTCGAGGTTGACCATACGGTCAACTCGCCTTTCCTGTACGACGGAACGGTGTACGTCAGCAGCTGGGACGAAAACATCTACGCGGTGGACGCGGAGACGGGTGAGAAAGAGTGGGTCTTCGAGACCGGCGACACAGTGCGGTCCTCGCCGACGGTGGTCAATGGCACGGTGTACGTGGGAAGTCAAGACGGTCACCTGTACGCTCTCGATGCAACGTCGGGCAACGAGGAGTGGGCCTTCGAGACCGACGACGAGGTACGCTCTTCGCCGACTGTGTACAATGAGACGGTCTACGCCGGGAGCTGGGATGGACACATGTATGCGCTGGATGCGCAGTCGGGTGCGTACGTGTGGAGCCACTCAGTCGGCGACAACCATATCTCGCCCTCCCCGACTGTGGCGAACGACACGCTGTACTTCGGGAGCCACAACAACAACGTCTATGCGCTCAATGCTTCCACTGGCGAGTACGTGTGGTCACGCGCCACGTTCGATAACGTACTCTCTTCCCCAACAGTGGCTGACGACACGGTCTACATCGGTAGCAGCGACGCCCGACTGTATGCGCTCGATGCCCACACCGGTGCCAAACACTGGACCTTCGAGACCGACGATGAATTTGGCATTCAAACGACCGGACCGACGGTGGTTGACGGGACGGTGTACTTCGGGAGCCGCGACGACCACGTCTACGCGCTGGAAACGGGGTCAGAGGGATCCAGCGTAGATTCGCGCGTGTTACTCGGAACGCTTGGCCACCACGATGTCGCAATTTCCGACGACCCGGAAACACAGCCAGACATTTCGATCGTCGACCTCTCGTTGAGCGAAACAAATGTCGACGAGGGCGACCAGGTAACGATCACAGCCCAGATCGAGAACACGGGCGACGCAACCGGTGAGTACACGGCGGAACTCGAGATCGAGGGCGACGTCGAGGCCACCGAAACGGTCTCGGTCGACGCCAACTCGACGAGAGAGGTCACGTTCACGCACACCTTCGACGACGCAGGGGAATTCGACGTGCGCGTCGACGGCGTCGCGGCAGGCACGGTGGAAGTCACGGTCGAGGACGGGACGCTTCGAGTGCCCGTCACCGGCGTAAGGAATGAACCCATCCCTGGTGCGTTGGTCTGGGTCGTACCCGCTGGCGATTCGATTGACGGCGAACCCTCCATCGCGGACGGGGACGGCATCTACGAGACAGACAAACAGCCCGGCATGTACGACGTGGAAGTGGCTGCCGACGGCTACGAAACTGAGCGCGTCGAGGACATCGAGATCGTCCCCGACGAGTGGACGAACGTAGACGTCGAACTGGAGCCGGAGTCGACCTCGTCGCCGTCACCGTCGCCGTCTCCTTCCCCGTCACCGTCGCCCGACCCAGCCCCCGAGGAACCGGAGACGACCGTACTGTTCGAACAGATAAACGAGAGCGTGGCAGCGACGGTTACGAACGCGGTGGCGAACGAATCGGTGTCACTTCCCGTCGCCGACGAAATCGAGGACAACGATACCGTCCTCAGGCAGTTGAACGTAACGCCCCGCTCGGACGCTGACTTCGACGTGACGATCGAACGCAGCGACGACCGTCCGGCGGACGTCGACGAGCTACCGAACGCCGCTGCGGAGTTGCGCTACTTCGAAATCAACGCCAGCCTCGAGCGCGAGGCAATCGAAAACGCGACGTTCGAATTCGTCGTCACGACCGACGAACTGGAAGAGCGTGGGCTCGAGCCCGAGGACGTGACGTTGTACCACTACGTCGACGGGGAGTGGGTCGATCGCGAGACGACTGCGCAGTTCCCTGGCGATCACTGGACGGAAGCCGAGACGGCCGAAGACCTCTTCCCCGATGACATGTGGGAGGAAGCCGGTGTCGACGATCCGGACGCACTCTTCCCGGAGGAGACGATCGAAGCGGCCGAGACGGCCGAGGAACTCTTCCCTGGTGATATGTGGGAGGAAGCCGATTCACCAGAGGATCTCTTCCCGGGTGATCACTGGGAAGAAGCCGGTGTCGACGATCCCGAGGTTCTCTTCCCTGGTGACATGTGGGAGGAAGCCGAGACGGCCGAAGACCTCTTCCCAGGCGATCACTGGGCGGAAACCGAGACGGCCGAGGATCTCTTCCCGGGTGATCACTGGGAAGAAGCGGAAACAGCCGAGGACCTCTTCCCAGGCGATCACTGGGCGAAAGCAGGCGTAGACGATCCGGACGCACTCTTCCCAGAGGAGACGATCGAAGAGGCCGAAACAGCCGAGGAACTCTTCCCTGGTGACACGTGGGAGGAAGCCGAAACAGCCGAGGACCTCTTCCCTGGTGACACGTGGGAGGAAGCCGGTGTCGACGATCCCGAGGCACTCTTCCCCGGTGGTACGTGGGAAGTCACCTACAGCGCCGAGGTGCCCCACTTCTCCGCGTTCGCCCTCGCCGGGGACCAGCCCGACCTCGACGTGGTCGAGATGTCCGTGTCACCATCGGACCTATCGGTCGGAGAGACGGTAACGGTCGAGACGACGGTGCGAAACGACGGCGGCGCGGCCGGCGAGACCGATCTCGCCCTGGAGATCGACGGCGCGGTCGTCGAGACGAAATCCGTCTCGGTCGACCCGGGAACCGAACGCGTCGTGACCTTCACGCAGACGTTCGAGGAGTCCGGCGAGTTCGCCGTCCACGTCGACGACCTCGAGGTCGGAACCGTGACCGTCGAAGCCGATTCCGTCGGCGAGACGCCCGAGGAGCCGAGCGACGACGACACGACTGACGGGACTCCCGGATTCGGTGCTCTCGTCACTGCCGTCGTATTGCTCGCCGTCGCAGCGCTCTCGACCCGCACTCGTTCGTAG
- a CDS encoding ester cyclase — translation MSVEDELQSTVDPVHLLVRAVWSAGDLALIDELVTDDYVHSDVLLPDSLEGPAAFREWVETVREGTPDMTKTVRETYVDDDTAIVVYTASGTHEGDIFGIAPTGRSIEVDGVVVSRVTNGRLVESTDVWDAFGLFAQLGTFPEVR, via the coding sequence ATGTCTGTCGAAGACGAATTACAATCGACCGTGGATCCAGTCCATCTGTTGGTTCGGGCGGTCTGGAGCGCGGGTGATCTGGCACTGATCGACGAGCTGGTGACCGACGACTACGTCCACTCCGATGTACTGCTTCCGGACTCGCTCGAGGGACCGGCGGCGTTTCGGGAGTGGGTCGAGACGGTCCGTGAAGGAACGCCCGACATGACGAAAACTGTTCGCGAGACGTACGTCGACGACGACACGGCGATCGTCGTGTACACCGCGAGCGGGACCCACGAGGGCGATATCTTCGGCATCGCGCCGACCGGTCGCTCGATCGAAGTCGACGGCGTGGTCGTCTCTCGAGTGACGAACGGCCGACTCGTGGAATCGACCGACGTCTGGGACGCGTTTGGGTTGTTTGCGCAACTCGGGACGTTTCCGGAGGTGAGGTGA
- a CDS encoding DUF7351 domain-containing protein, with the protein MTPESRDESGDLSPDEAFAILANETRFEIIQTLWELYEPDDPANLVKFSDLYDSDTAVTFSELYDRVGYGDTGNFNYHLEQLTDHFVRRTDAGYELTEAGFEIARAVVAGTVRERPHLDATELDADCPRCDAPVVAHYENHHLIVSCSECRGIWQNATGEAGVLFTFPLPPTGLSGRTPDEAFHATLAFNLNRVQSFISGICPDCSSAVDQSLDICENHDPRDQSGCPDCHRQHLIEVGEVCHQCKSVARGPLSIAILAHPAVAAFYYDHGIEHLFASWETFRHAQSVEEEILETDPLRIRLTVPCENDRLRLTLDETLSVVEAVEETSYVRD; encoded by the coding sequence ATGACACCCGAGAGCCGTGACGAATCGGGGGATCTGTCGCCGGACGAGGCCTTCGCCATCCTGGCCAACGAAACGCGCTTCGAGATTATCCAGACACTGTGGGAACTGTACGAACCGGACGACCCGGCCAATCTGGTCAAATTCTCGGATCTGTACGACTCGGATACCGCAGTCACGTTTTCGGAGCTATATGACAGGGTCGGGTACGGCGACACCGGGAACTTCAACTACCATCTCGAGCAGCTCACCGACCACTTCGTTCGGCGGACGGACGCCGGCTACGAACTCACCGAAGCCGGCTTCGAGATCGCCCGCGCGGTCGTTGCCGGGACGGTCCGCGAACGCCCACATCTCGACGCCACGGAACTCGACGCCGACTGTCCCCGGTGTGACGCTCCCGTCGTAGCCCACTACGAGAACCACCACCTGATCGTCTCGTGTAGTGAGTGTCGGGGCATCTGGCAGAACGCGACGGGCGAAGCGGGCGTCCTGTTCACGTTTCCGCTTCCGCCGACGGGGCTATCGGGTCGAACGCCTGACGAAGCGTTTCACGCGACGCTCGCGTTCAACCTCAACCGGGTCCAGTCGTTCATCAGCGGCATCTGCCCTGACTGCTCGAGTGCGGTCGATCAGTCACTGGACATCTGTGAGAATCACGACCCCCGCGATCAGAGTGGGTGTCCAGACTGTCACCGACAACATCTGATCGAAGTGGGGGAAGTCTGCCATCAGTGCAAATCAGTGGCTCGCGGCCCGCTATCAATCGCGATCCTCGCCCACCCCGCCGTGGCGGCGTTCTACTACGACCACGGGATCGAACACCTGTTCGCGTCCTGGGAGACGTTCCGGCACGCACAATCCGTCGAGGAGGAGATCCTCGAGACAGACCCACTTCGTATCCGTCTTACCGTCCCCTGCGAGAACGATCGGCTTCGATTGACGCTCGACGAGACGCTTTCGGTCGTCGAAGCGGTCGAAGAAACGTCGTACGTCCGGGACTAA
- a CDS encoding carboxypeptidase M32: MATDQAQSEAATSDTYEEFEQRVRRISNVSNAAGILQWDQEVVMPEEGTPARAQQLSALSSVGHELLTDDETGELLAELESAELTDEQAAVVREVRRRYDRETSVPQELVEEISETTANAHPKWKEAKENDDFEAFAPTLEKLVELKREYANHIDPDADPYEVLFSDYEPYLDLETAEHVLEQLRDELVPLIDAIDDSDTEIETDAFAGTFEDDDQEALARDVLDSLGYDWGRGRLDTAPHPFSSGTQFDARVTTRFEEDDLLGSITSTIHEFGHANYTLGLPDEGYGTPLGESRDLSVHESQSRLWENHVGRSRPFWEHFLPIARERFPGLEDVSPEAAYEAANQVHDDNLIRVEADELTYHLHIVIRFEIERDLISGDLAVEDVPEVWNDKYEEYLGVRPETDAEGCLQDIHWSHGSFGYFSTYSLGSVLAAQLYDAAEGELGDLDDDIRAGEFGELNGWLRENVHQHGKQFTTPELIERATGEEYTAEYFLEYVKSKYGELYDLEEY, from the coding sequence ATGGCGACCGATCAGGCTCAGAGCGAGGCGGCTACGAGCGACACCTACGAGGAGTTCGAGCAGCGCGTGCGGCGAATTTCGAACGTATCGAACGCGGCCGGCATTCTGCAGTGGGACCAGGAGGTCGTGATGCCCGAAGAGGGGACCCCAGCCCGAGCACAGCAGCTTTCGGCGCTCTCCTCAGTGGGACACGAACTCCTGACCGACGACGAAACGGGCGAGTTGCTCGCGGAACTCGAGTCCGCAGAGCTCACGGACGAGCAGGCAGCCGTCGTCCGCGAGGTCCGCCGGCGCTACGACCGCGAGACCAGCGTCCCCCAGGAACTCGTCGAGGAGATTTCGGAGACGACGGCAAACGCCCACCCGAAGTGGAAGGAGGCCAAAGAGAACGACGACTTCGAGGCGTTCGCGCCCACGCTCGAGAAACTGGTCGAACTCAAACGGGAGTACGCGAACCACATCGATCCCGACGCCGACCCCTACGAAGTGCTCTTCTCGGATTACGAGCCGTACCTCGACCTCGAAACGGCCGAACACGTGCTCGAGCAGCTGCGCGACGAACTCGTCCCGCTGATCGACGCGATCGACGACAGCGACACGGAGATCGAGACCGACGCCTTCGCGGGCACGTTCGAGGACGACGATCAGGAAGCCCTTGCGCGGGACGTCCTCGACTCACTTGGCTACGACTGGGGTCGCGGCCGGCTGGACACGGCACCGCATCCGTTCTCCTCGGGCACGCAGTTCGACGCCCGCGTGACGACTCGGTTCGAGGAGGACGACCTGCTCGGCTCGATCACGTCGACGATCCACGAGTTCGGCCACGCGAACTACACTCTCGGGCTGCCCGACGAGGGCTACGGCACGCCACTGGGCGAGTCGCGGGACCTCTCCGTCCACGAGTCTCAGTCGCGGCTCTGGGAGAACCACGTCGGGCGCTCGCGCCCCTTCTGGGAGCACTTCCTCCCGATCGCTCGCGAGCGCTTCCCGGGCCTCGAGGACGTCTCCCCCGAAGCGGCCTACGAGGCCGCCAATCAGGTCCACGACGACAACCTCATCCGGGTCGAAGCGGACGAGCTCACCTACCACCTCCACATCGTCATCCGGTTCGAAATCGAACGCGACCTGATCTCGGGCGACCTCGCCGTCGAAGACGTGCCCGAGGTCTGGAACGACAAGTACGAGGAGTACCTCGGCGTCCGTCCCGAGACCGACGCGGAGGGCTGTCTGCAGGACATCCACTGGTCCCACGGCTCCTTCGGCTACTTCTCGACGTACTCGCTCGGGTCGGTGCTCGCGGCGCAGCTCTACGACGCCGCCGAGGGCGAATTAGGAGATCTCGACGACGACATCCGCGCCGGCGAGTTCGGCGAACTCAACGGCTGGCTCCGCGAGAACGTCCACCAACACGGCAAGCAGTTCACCACGCCCGAGTTGATCGAGCGCGCGACCGGCGAGGAGTACACGGCCGAGTACTTCCTCGAGTACGTGAAATCGAAATACGGCGAGCTGTACGACCTCGAGGAGTACTGA